A part of Lacinutrix sp. 5H-3-7-4 genomic DNA contains:
- a CDS encoding zinc ribbon domain-containing protein, which translates to MAKSKEVTVEERLRSLYDLQLIDSRIDEIRNVRGELPLEVSDLEDEVAGLNIRLEKLSDSLALIDSQISDKKNLIEEAKTLIKKYSEQQKNVRNNREFNSLTKEVEYQELEIELAEKHIREFKAQIEQKNEVIAKTKELTKEREKHLKHKKGELDAILSETAKEEEALLKKSEDYKKKIEERLVKAYSRIRANVKNGLAVVPIERGASGGSYFTIPPQVQMEIGSRKKIITDEHSGRILVDELLAAEQKEKMEKMFKKL; encoded by the coding sequence ATGGCAAAGAGTAAAGAAGTAACTGTAGAAGAACGATTAAGATCTTTATACGACTTACAATTAATCGATTCTAGAATCGACGAAATAAGAAACGTTCGTGGAGAACTGCCTTTAGAAGTTAGTGATCTAGAAGATGAAGTTGCTGGTTTAAACATAAGACTTGAAAAACTTAGTGATAGTTTAGCACTAATAGATTCTCAAATTAGTGATAAGAAAAATTTAATTGAAGAGGCAAAAACTTTAATTAAAAAATACAGCGAGCAGCAAAAAAATGTTAGAAATAACAGAGAATTTAACTCTTTAACTAAAGAAGTTGAGTACCAAGAGCTTGAAATTGAATTAGCAGAAAAACACATTAGAGAGTTTAAAGCTCAAATAGAGCAAAAAAACGAAGTTATTGCTAAAACAAAAGAATTAACTAAAGAAAGAGAAAAGCACTTAAAGCACAAAAAAGGTGAGTTAGATGCCATTCTTAGCGAAACAGCAAAAGAAGAAGAAGCTTTACTTAAAAAATCTGAAGATTATAAAAAGAAAATCGAAGAGCGCTTAGTAAAAGCATATAGCCGTATTCGTGCAAACGTAAAAAATGGTTTAGCAGTTGTGCCTATCGAAAGAGGAGCATCTGGAGGTTCTTACTTTACAATTCCACCACAAGTACAAATGGAAATAGGTTCGCGTAAAAAAATTATTACAGATGAGCATTCTGGACGTATTCTTGTAGACGAATTATTAGCTGCAGAACAAAAAGAAAAAATGGAAAAAATGTTTAAAAAACTATAG
- a CDS encoding NAD(P)/FAD-dependent oxidoreductase codes for MSSKQNILIVGAGLCGSLLALRLGQRGYNVTVMEMRPDLRKVDISAGRSINLAFSDRGNKAMKLCGIEDKVKALCIPMHGRMLHDIEGNTIMANYSGREHEYINSISRGELNALLLDEAEKHENVTIHFNKKCKSVDFENTTALFKDYNTKEEFVEDADAIIATDGAGSAMRKSYYLGKKFLFSFSQDYLTHGYKELSILPAKDGGYKTYKNALHIWGRGDFMVIALPNLDGSFTVTLFLSYNEGEYNFNNLTTKERVLEFFNKYFKDALALMPNLVDDFFENPTAPLGTVKCSPWHYKGNTLLMGDAAHAIVPFYGQGMNASFEDVVEFDKILDQDHDNWESIFKAYQTARKPDTDAIADLAIDNFHEMKGHVNNANFREKRTLEMALEKEFPTQYSSKYSLVTFNENIGYREAMLRGRAQDKAILNMLAEGTLDIKDDLKSNLEKVLTETKNILEEDKIAGLH; via the coding sequence ATGTCTAGCAAACAAAACATACTAATAGTTGGCGCAGGATTATGTGGTTCACTTTTGGCTTTAAGATTAGGGCAAAGAGGTTATAATGTAACTGTAATGGAAATGCGTCCAGATTTACGAAAAGTAGATATTTCTGCAGGACGTTCAATAAACTTAGCTTTTTCAGATCGTGGAAATAAAGCTATGAAACTCTGCGGTATAGAAGATAAAGTAAAAGCACTTTGTATACCAATGCATGGTCGTATGCTTCATGATATAGAGGGCAATACAATTATGGCTAATTATAGTGGTCGTGAGCATGAATATATCAATTCAATATCAAGAGGAGAATTAAATGCATTATTACTTGATGAAGCAGAGAAACATGAGAATGTAACCATTCATTTTAATAAAAAATGTAAGTCTGTAGATTTCGAAAATACTACAGCACTTTTTAAAGACTATAATACAAAAGAAGAATTTGTAGAAGATGCCGATGCTATAATAGCAACAGATGGAGCAGGCTCTGCAATGCGTAAAAGTTATTATCTAGGTAAAAAATTTCTATTTAGCTTTTCTCAAGATTATTTAACACATGGTTATAAAGAGTTAAGTATTTTGCCTGCAAAAGATGGCGGTTATAAAACCTATAAAAATGCACTACATATTTGGGGTAGAGGCGACTTTATGGTAATAGCCTTGCCAAATTTAGACGGAAGTTTTACAGTAACATTATTTTTAAGTTATAACGAAGGTGAATATAATTTTAATAATCTAACAACAAAAGAACGTGTGTTAGAATTCTTTAATAAGTATTTTAAAGACGCTCTAGCATTAATGCCAAACCTTGTAGATGATTTTTTCGAAAACCCAACAGCTCCACTAGGTACAGTAAAATGTTCACCTTGGCATTATAAAGGTAATACTTTATTAATGGGAGATGCTGCACATGCTATAGTTCCATTTTATGGGCAAGGTATGAATGCATCTTTTGAAGATGTTGTAGAGTTCGATAAAATTTTAGACCAAGATCATGATAACTGGGAAAGCATTTTTAAAGCATACCAAACCGCAAGAAAACCAGATACAGATGCTATTGCAGATTTAGCAATCGATAATTTTCATGAAATGAAAGGTCACGTTAATAATGCAAACTTTAGAGAAAAACGTACTTTAGAAATGGCATTAGAAAAAGAATTTCCTACACAATATTCCTCAAAATATTCATTAGTAACATTTAATGAAAATATTGGATATCGCGAAGCAATGTTAAGAGGAAGAGCCCAAGATAAAGCCATATTAAATATGTTGGCAGAAGGAACTTTAGATATAAAAGACGATTTAAAAAGTAATTTAGAAAAGGTTTTAACCGAAACTAAAAATATTTTAGAAGAAGATAAAATAGCAGGATTACATTAG
- the kynU gene encoding kynureninase: protein MSNYTLGRDFAQQLDKEDQLAHYRNQFHIPKDKNGDDLIYLCGNSLGLQPKVTKDYINQELEDWANLGVEGHTEGKNPWLPYHEFLTESMAKVVGAKPIEVVVMNTLTANLHFMMVSFYKPTKKRYKILIEADAFPSDKYAVESQLRHHGFDDKEGLVLWKAREGEELANYEDLEAILEAQGDEIALIMIGGVNYYTGQFFDFKRIAALGHKNGCMVGFDCAHGAGNVNLDLHNSGADFAVWCTYKYMNAGPGSLSGCFVHERHAHNKDLNRFTGWWSHNKETRFNMRGEFDQLPGAEGWQLSNPPILSMAAIKASADIFAEVGMEKLTQKSKKLTGYFEFLLNELNNSDIKIITPSNPNERGCQLSIQVKNADKALHHKLTESGVISDWREPDVIRCAPVPLYNSFEDVYNMVERLKACL from the coding sequence GTGTCAAACTATACATTAGGTCGCGATTTTGCACAACAATTAGACAAAGAAGACCAACTAGCACATTATAGAAATCAATTTCATATTCCAAAAGATAAAAATGGAGACGATTTAATATACCTCTGCGGAAACTCTTTAGGCTTACAACCAAAAGTAACAAAAGATTATATTAATCAAGAATTAGAAGATTGGGCAAACTTAGGAGTAGAAGGGCATACCGAAGGTAAAAACCCATGGCTACCATATCATGAGTTTTTAACAGAAAGTATGGCAAAAGTTGTAGGAGCTAAACCTATAGAAGTTGTAGTTATGAATACTTTAACTGCAAACCTTCACTTTATGATGGTTAGTTTTTATAAACCTACCAAAAAACGATATAAAATTTTAATCGAGGCAGATGCTTTTCCAAGTGATAAATATGCAGTAGAATCACAATTACGTCATCATGGCTTTGACGACAAAGAAGGTTTAGTATTATGGAAAGCACGAGAAGGTGAAGAATTAGCCAATTATGAAGACTTAGAAGCTATACTAGAAGCGCAAGGCGATGAAATAGCTTTAATCATGATTGGAGGCGTAAACTACTATACTGGTCAGTTTTTCGATTTTAAACGCATAGCAGCTTTAGGTCATAAAAATGGCTGTATGGTTGGTTTTGATTGTGCACATGGAGCAGGAAACGTAAATTTAGATTTGCATAATTCTGGAGCAGACTTTGCTGTGTGGTGTACTTATAAGTATATGAATGCAGGACCAGGTAGCTTATCTGGCTGTTTTGTACACGAACGTCATGCTCATAATAAAGATTTAAATCGTTTTACAGGTTGGTGGAGCCACAATAAGGAAACCCGTTTTAATATGCGTGGAGAGTTTGACCAATTGCCAGGAGCAGAAGGTTGGCAATTATCTAACCCACCAATTTTATCTATGGCAGCAATAAAAGCTTCAGCAGATATTTTTGCAGAAGTTGGTATGGAGAAACTTACTCAAAAATCTAAAAAATTAACAGGCTATTTTGAGTTTTTACTAAACGAATTAAATAATTCAGATATTAAAATAATTACACCAAGTAACCCAAACGAGCGTGGCTGTCAATTATCAATACAAGTTAAAAATGCAGATAAAGCATTACACCATAAACTTACAGAAAGTGGTGTAATTAGCGACTGGAGAGAGCCAGATGTTATACGTTGCGCACCAGTACCACTGTATAATTCTTTTGAAGATGTTTATAATATGGTAGAGCGTTTAAAGGCTTGTTTATAA
- a CDS encoding RidA family protein → MSEKNQTSEGTKVTPRGAYPHVKRVGDFIFVSGTSSRRADNSIAGVDIIDEMGTKRLDAEVQTREVLKNIDTNLKKVGASIKDVVDVTSFLVNMNDFAGYNKAYAEFFEKETGPTRTTVAVHQLPHPDLVVEIKVMAYKKQ, encoded by the coding sequence ATGAGTGAAAAAAATCAAACTTCCGAAGGAACAAAAGTAACACCAAGAGGTGCTTATCCTCATGTAAAGCGTGTAGGTGATTTTATTTTTGTTTCTGGCACAAGTTCACGTAGAGCAGATAATAGTATAGCAGGAGTAGATATTATAGACGAAATGGGTACAAAACGCTTAGATGCAGAAGTACAAACCAGAGAAGTTTTAAAAAATATAGACACAAACCTTAAAAAAGTTGGAGCAAGTATTAAAGATGTAGTAGATGTAACATCATTTTTAGTAAATATGAATGACTTTGCAGGTTACAATAAAGCATACGCAGAGTTTTTTGAAAAAGAAACAGGACCAACCCGTACAACCGTTGCAGTACACCAATTGCCACATCCAGATTTGGTTGTAGAAATTAAGGTTATGGCCTATAAAAAACAATAA
- the msrA gene encoding peptide-methionine (S)-S-oxide reductase MsrA: MKKILLLLTVSLFFSCKNTAQNTNKTAEKQDVKSATPVQVPLENGKAKAYFASGCFWCVEAVYESVKGVEESISGYAGGHTKNPTYESSNTGRTGHAEAVEVIYNPDVVSFATLVDVYFASQNPTQVNGQGPDRGSQYRSIIFYQNNEQKEIIERKKEALAKKIGKPIAAEVYPFQKFWIAEDYHQDYEKLHPNNPYIKNVSVPRLKRFQSKMPEVLKKNAH; this comes from the coding sequence ATGAAAAAGATACTATTATTACTAACAGTTAGTTTGTTTTTTAGCTGTAAAAATACCGCTCAAAACACAAATAAAACAGCAGAAAAACAAGATGTTAAAAGTGCTACACCTGTTCAAGTACCTTTAGAAAATGGAAAAGCAAAAGCCTACTTTGCAAGTGGCTGTTTTTGGTGTGTAGAAGCAGTATACGAAAGTGTAAAAGGAGTAGAAGAGTCTATTAGCGGTTATGCTGGAGGTCATACTAAAAACCCAACTTATGAATCAAGCAACACAGGCAGAACAGGTCATGCCGAAGCTGTTGAGGTTATTTATAATCCAGATGTAGTAAGTTTTGCAACTTTAGTAGATGTTTATTTTGCTTCGCAAAACCCAACCCAAGTTAACGGTCAAGGTCCAGATAGAGGTTCACAATACCGCTCTATAATATTCTATCAAAATAATGAACAAAAAGAAATTATAGAGCGTAAAAAAGAAGCATTGGCAAAAAAAATAGGTAAACCAATCGCAGCAGAAGTGTATCCGTTTCAAAAATTTTGGATAGCAGAAGATTATCATCAGGATTACGAAAAACTACATCCTAATAATCCTTATATAAAAAATGTTTCAGTACCTAGATTAAAGCGCTTTCAATCTAAAATGCCAGAAGTATTAAAGAAAAATGCACATTAA
- the lpxK gene encoding tetraacyldisaccharide 4'-kinase, with the protein MKLIRLLLLPIVPIYFAITWFRNLFYDLGYKSSKSYTFPVLCVGNLSAGGTGKTPMVEYLIKLLKEDYKIATLSRGYGRKTKGFRLANTTTTALEIGDEPFQFYHKFKDDILVSVDENRQHGIEILRALKNKPEVVVLDDAFQHRKVKAGFNILLTTYNKPFYSDFVLPTGDLREPKNGAKRAQVIVVTKCPETINKLEKDIIISKIKPKPYQKVFFSSISYSEFVISNSKKIALQDVQSFTLVTGIANAKPLVSFLNKKQLKFNHLEFKDHYNFSALDIERFAKETLIITTEKDFVRLKDHSELSDNLYYLPITVSIDNSKGFNASILNFINRF; encoded by the coding sequence ATGAAATTAATTAGACTTTTATTATTACCTATTGTACCCATATATTTTGCAATTACATGGTTTAGAAATTTGTTTTATGATTTGGGCTACAAATCGTCTAAATCTTATACATTTCCTGTATTATGTGTTGGGAATTTAAGTGCTGGTGGCACTGGTAAAACGCCAATGGTTGAATATTTAATAAAGCTTTTAAAAGAAGACTATAAAATAGCTACATTAAGTCGTGGTTATGGCCGAAAGACGAAAGGTTTTAGATTAGCAAATACAACTACTACAGCATTAGAAATTGGAGACGAACCGTTTCAGTTTTATCATAAATTTAAAGATGATATTTTAGTTTCTGTTGATGAGAATAGACAACATGGTATTGAAATACTTAGAGCATTAAAAAACAAGCCTGAAGTTGTAGTATTAGACGATGCATTTCAGCATAGAAAAGTAAAAGCCGGATTTAATATTTTACTAACAACTTATAATAAGCCTTTTTACAGTGATTTTGTTTTGCCTACTGGTGATTTAAGAGAACCTAAAAACGGCGCGAAAAGAGCACAAGTTATTGTTGTAACTAAATGCCCAGAAACTATTAACAAGCTTGAAAAAGATATTATTATAAGTAAAATAAAGCCTAAGCCTTACCAAAAAGTTTTTTTTAGCTCTATTAGTTATAGTGAGTTTGTTATTTCTAACTCTAAAAAAATTGCGTTACAAGATGTGCAAAGTTTTACATTAGTTACTGGTATTGCAAACGCTAAGCCTTTAGTTTCTTTTTTAAATAAAAAACAACTTAAATTTAATCATCTAGAATTTAAAGATCATTATAATTTTTCTGCTTTAGATATAGAGCGTTTTGCTAAAGAAACATTAATAATTACTACCGAAAAAGATTTTGTTAGACTTAAAGACCATAGTGAGTTAAGTGACAACTTATATTACTTACCTATTACAGTTTCTATTGATAATAGTAAGGGTTTTAATGCCTCTATTTTAAATTTTATAAACCGTTTTTAG
- a CDS encoding bifunctional 2-polyprenyl-6-hydroxyphenol methylase/3-demethylubiquinol 3-O-methyltransferase UbiG, with amino-acid sequence MTDNSQYFSTNKITWNNKVKVHAESEMYAMDAFKKGKNSLMPYELNALGDVTGKSLLHLQCHFGQDTLSWSRLGAKCTGVDLSDAGIKLAKDLNNELNLDAEFVCCNVLDTTKHVRNSFDIVFTSYGVIGWLPDLKPWGKMIAEKLKTGGTFYMAEFHPIVWMFDYLDGKPVMKYGYMQDEVIYEEYEGTYANENANITSKEYGWNHGLSEVINALTEAGLKIEYLNEHNESPYNVLPDLEQTKSGNYVTKDKLYPLIFELKATKI; translated from the coding sequence ATGACCGATAATTCTCAATACTTTAGTACTAACAAAATAACATGGAATAACAAAGTAAAAGTACATGCTGAAAGTGAGATGTATGCCATGGATGCATTTAAAAAAGGAAAAAATTCACTAATGCCTTATGAGCTAAATGCTTTGGGTGATGTTACAGGAAAATCACTATTACATTTACAATGTCATTTTGGCCAAGACACATTAAGCTGGAGTAGATTGGGAGCAAAATGTACTGGTGTAGATTTAAGCGATGCAGGTATAAAACTTGCTAAAGATTTAAATAATGAATTAAATTTAGATGCAGAATTTGTGTGCTGCAATGTATTAGATACAACTAAACACGTTAGGAACTCTTTTGACATTGTATTTACAAGTTACGGTGTTATTGGCTGGCTACCAGATTTAAAACCTTGGGGAAAAATGATTGCTGAAAAATTAAAGACTGGAGGCACATTTTATATGGCTGAATTTCACCCAATAGTTTGGATGTTTGATTATTTAGATGGCAAACCAGTAATGAAATATGGCTATATGCAAGACGAAGTAATTTATGAAGAATATGAAGGCACTTATGCTAATGAAAACGCTAATATTACTAGTAAAGAATATGGCTGGAACCATGGTTTAAGCGAAGTTATTAATGCTCTAACTGAAGCTGGTTTAAAAATTGAATATTTAAATGAGCATAACGAAAGCCCTTATAATGTTTTGCCCGACCTAGAGCAAACTAAATCGGGTAATTATGTAACAAAGGATAAATTATATCCTCTTATTTTTGAACTTAAAGCGACTAAAATTTAA
- a CDS encoding Nif3-like dinuclear metal center hexameric protein, with product MIIQDVINHLEDYAPLAYAEAFDNVGLLVGDKQNEVTGILVTLDTLEAVVDEAIEKNCNLIVSFHPIIFKGLKKLTGKNYVERTVLKAIKNDIAIYAIHTALDNHINGVNDIICAQLKLNNRKILIPQAQTIKKLTTYVPKNEAENLRNAIFKVGAGAIGNYNHCSFNVEGVGTFNGNENSNPTIGEKGNTHFENETQVSITFSKHLESKVIKALHKNHTYEEVAYEITTLENKNQNIGIGKIGELQTAMEETEFFTYLKQNMNVNVVRHSNLLNKSIKKVAVLGGSGSFAISAAKAMGADVFITADLKYHDFFQAENNIILADIGHYESEQYTKNGIVAHLTKKISNFAIILSNINTNPVQYF from the coding sequence ATGATAATTCAAGACGTTATAAACCATTTAGAAGACTATGCACCATTAGCTTATGCCGAAGCGTTTGATAATGTAGGATTATTAGTTGGCGATAAACAAAATGAAGTCACAGGAATTTTAGTCACACTAGACACGCTTGAGGCAGTTGTGGACGAAGCAATTGAGAAAAATTGCAACCTAATTGTAAGTTTTCATCCTATAATATTTAAAGGTTTAAAAAAACTCACGGGTAAAAATTATGTAGAACGTACTGTGTTAAAAGCCATAAAAAATGATATTGCAATTTACGCCATACATACAGCTTTAGATAACCATATAAATGGAGTAAACGATATTATTTGCGCCCAGTTAAAATTAAACAACCGTAAAATATTAATACCACAAGCACAAACAATAAAAAAGCTAACAACTTATGTACCTAAAAACGAAGCAGAAAACTTACGAAATGCTATTTTTAAAGTTGGAGCAGGAGCAATAGGTAATTATAACCACTGTAGTTTTAATGTAGAAGGCGTGGGTACTTTTAATGGAAACGAAAATTCAAATCCAACAATTGGAGAAAAAGGAAACACCCATTTTGAAAACGAAACACAAGTTTCAATAACATTTTCAAAACATCTAGAATCCAAAGTAATTAAAGCTTTGCATAAAAATCATACATATGAAGAAGTAGCGTATGAGATAACGACTTTAGAAAACAAAAATCAAAATATAGGAATAGGCAAGATAGGTGAGTTGCAAACTGCTATGGAAGAAACAGAGTTTTTTACCTATTTAAAACAAAACATGAATGTAAATGTTGTTCGTCATTCTAATTTATTAAATAAATCCATAAAAAAAGTTGCCGTGTTAGGAGGTTCTGGAAGTTTTGCAATTAGTGCAGCAAAAGCAATGGGAGCAGATGTTTTTATTACTGCAGATTTAAAATATCATGACTTTTTTCAAGCAGAAAACAATATAATCTTGGCAGATATTGGGCATTATGAAAGCGAACAATACACAAAAAACGGAATAGTAGCACATCTTACAAAAAAAATTAGTAATTTTGCAATCATTTTATCAAATATAAATACCAATCCTGTTCAATATTTTTAA
- a CDS encoding ATP-binding protein, translated as MSLCNKILSAFLLLLSVSVHSQNFSEQEIESLQVVVDNSLNKAQTSINTHQYFKAQQDLNKALENATTIDNKKSLGLIYSKMGKVNYALEAPNDAVKNLIKASELQRFSKDYINLAETYKTLGDVYSFTKDFDKALDYYKSAETYFNQESLHNYETEAILKKGNVLLALGNKNKAIKAFQKANQLANQYQVKNIASAALFSLAKAQQDDNLKDAIKKATQAFVIAKENGYANILNDGYLTLSSLYEKDNNLELANLYLKAHLKLSDSLLQVKRSQAALDKAQLLTINKTEFQNQKEADLQKESEFSTFDQLTTILSIALITILSLLTLSLYKNNNIRLKSNNILHKKNSELIVAMEKAELASRTKANFLSTVTHELRTPLYAVTGLTNMLLDEDPKPEQVQHLKSLKFSGDYLLTFINDILQINKIEANKVDIEAEVFNLKKKMSNVISALNNSALDNNIKIHLEYDESLPLNYNSDQLKISQILINLIGNSIKFTKDGDIWVRAKKISEKNGLYNVLFEIEDNGIGISKEKQEHMFESFSQGSIQINRKYGGTGLGLSIVKGLIDILKGKIYLKSELGKGSTFYFELPMQYTEQVVKEKEVNYFKDVEEVKLDNVKILVVEDNKINQMITKKILNKMKLNCDVVDNGEVAVDKVQNGNYDVVLMDIHMPGISGIEATKLIRAFDKDLTIFALTAVTIEDKMQEFDEAGFTDIISKPFKQEDFEKKLYEALIVKQN; from the coding sequence ATGTCCCTCTGTAATAAGATATTAAGTGCTTTTTTATTATTATTAAGTGTTTCTGTTCATTCTCAAAATTTTAGTGAACAAGAAATAGAGTCTTTGCAAGTTGTTGTAGATAACTCATTAAATAAAGCGCAAACAAGTATTAATACACATCAATACTTTAAAGCGCAACAAGATTTAAATAAAGCATTAGAAAACGCTACAACTATAGACAATAAAAAAAGTCTTGGTTTAATCTACTCTAAAATGGGTAAGGTTAATTATGCGTTAGAAGCACCTAATGACGCGGTAAAAAACCTTATTAAAGCCAGTGAACTACAGCGTTTTAGTAAAGATTATATAAATCTTGCAGAAACCTATAAAACGTTAGGTGATGTATATAGTTTTACAAAAGATTTCGATAAAGCATTAGACTATTATAAGTCTGCAGAAACATACTTTAATCAAGAAAGCTTACATAATTATGAAACCGAAGCTATTTTAAAAAAAGGAAATGTTTTATTGGCTTTAGGTAATAAAAATAAAGCAATAAAGGCATTCCAAAAAGCAAACCAATTAGCAAACCAATATCAAGTTAAAAATATTGCAAGTGCGGCACTTTTTTCTTTAGCAAAAGCACAGCAAGACGATAATTTAAAAGACGCTATTAAAAAAGCAACGCAAGCCTTTGTAATAGCAAAAGAGAATGGTTATGCAAACATTTTAAACGATGGTTACTTAACATTAAGTAGTTTATACGAAAAAGATAATAATCTAGAGTTAGCTAATTTATATTTAAAAGCACACTTAAAATTATCAGACTCATTATTACAAGTAAAACGATCTCAGGCAGCTTTAGATAAGGCGCAGCTTTTAACAATAAATAAAACCGAATTTCAAAACCAAAAAGAAGCAGATTTACAAAAAGAATCTGAGTTTAGTACATTCGACCAATTAACAACAATACTTAGTATAGCGTTAATTACAATTTTATCTTTATTAACATTATCGCTTTATAAAAATAATAATATAAGACTAAAGTCTAATAATATACTTCACAAAAAAAATAGTGAATTAATAGTCGCTATGGAAAAAGCAGAATTAGCATCTAGAACAAAAGCTAATTTTTTATCTACAGTAACACATGAGTTACGTACGCCATTATATGCTGTTACGGGTTTAACAAATATGCTTTTAGATGAAGATCCAAAACCAGAACAAGTCCAGCATTTAAAATCATTAAAATTTTCAGGAGACTACTTACTTACATTTATTAATGATATTCTTCAAATTAATAAAATTGAAGCTAATAAAGTAGATATTGAAGCAGAGGTTTTTAATCTTAAAAAGAAAATGTCTAATGTAATTTCAGCATTAAACAATTCAGCTTTAGATAATAATATTAAAATCCACTTAGAGTATGATGAGAGTTTACCACTTAATTATAACTCCGACCAATTAAAAATTTCTCAAATATTAATTAACCTAATAGGTAACTCTATAAAATTCACAAAAGATGGAGATATTTGGGTAAGAGCGAAAAAAATTAGTGAAAAAAACGGACTTTACAATGTTTTGTTTGAAATTGAAGATAACGGTATAGGTATTAGCAAAGAAAAACAAGAACACATGTTCGAGAGCTTCTCTCAAGGCTCAATTCAAATTAACAGAAAATACGGTGGAACAGGTTTAGGACTATCTATTGTTAAAGGATTAATAGATATTTTAAAAGGAAAAATTTACTTAAAAAGTGAATTAGGAAAAGGATCTACTTTTTATTTCGAACTACCAATGCAATATACAGAGCAAGTAGTTAAAGAAAAGGAAGTAAATTACTTTAAAGATGTTGAAGAAGTAAAGCTAGATAATGTTAAAATCTTAGTAGTTGAAGATAATAAAATCAACCAAATGATTACTAAAAAGATTTTAAATAAAATGAAGCTTAATTGCGATGTTGTAGACAATGGTGAAGTAGCAGTAGATAAAGTACAAAATGGTAATTACGATGTAGTTTTAATGGATATTCATATGCCAGGAATTAGCGGTATAGAAGCTACAAAACTTATTAGAGCTTTTGATAAAGACTTAACCATTTTTGCACTTACAGCTGTAACCATAGAAGATAAAATGCAGGAATTTGACGAAGCTGGATTTACAGATATAATCTCTAAGCCATTTAAACAAGAAGATTTCGAGAAAAAATTATACGAAGCCTTAATTGTAAAACAAAACTAA